CATTGTGTATGGAGGCACTTCATTTCCTTCATTATCAACAATCGCTGCTTTCACGCCTGGAATTGGTTTCCCCATTGAACCTGGACGGATTTCCATGCAAGGATAGTTACAAATAACTTGTCCACCTGTTTCTGTCATCCACCACGTATCATGAATACGAAGACCAAATGCGTTCATACCCCAGCGAATTACTTCTGGATTTAATGGCTCACCAACACTTAATACGTGACGAACCTGTGATAAATCATATTTTTTAATTGCTTCTTGTCCAGCTCCCATTAACATACGGAACGCTGTTGGTGCACTATACCAAACTGTTACGCCGTAATCTTGCAATGCCTCATACCATGCATCTGGACTAAAGCGCCCACCTAAAATAACATTTGATGCTCCGACTAACCACGGTGCGAAAATACCGTAAGCAGTTCCAGTTACCCAGCCTGGGTCAGCAGTACACCAATATACATCATCTTCTTTTAAATCTAATACCCATTTCGCTGTTTGATAGTGCTGAACCATTGCGTTTTGCGCATGAAGGACACCTTTTGGCTTACCAGTAGAACCAGACGTGTAATGAAGAATTAAACCGTCTTCACGGCCTAACCATTCGATATGTAATTCTTTTGAAGCTTGTTCAAATAAAGGATTGAACGCTACAAGTTTACCACCTTCTTCTGCATTGTCTCCAACAAGAAAGACTGTTTTTAAAGCTGGTAAATCATTTAATGGTATACGCTCTAACAATTCAGGAGTTGTAATTAACACCTTTGCTTCGCTATCTTCTAAACGGTCGCGAACTGCGCCTTCCATAAATGCTTCAAATAGCGGTCCAACAATTGCCCCTAATTTCACCGCACCAAGAAGTGCGAAATATAATTCTGGAGAACGCGGCATAAAAATAAAAACGCGATCGCCTTTTTCAACATCGCCATAATTTTTCAGGACATTTCCTGCTTTATTAGAAAAATCCTTCATTTCCTTAAATGTATATTTCTCTTTTCGCGATCCATCTTGATAATAAAGCGCTACTTTATTTTTTCTATCGGATTTCGCATGCTTATCAATTGCCTCATACGCCATATTTACTCGGCCTGTTTCATTCCAAGTAAAATTTTTATTAACCTCTTCCCAGTTAAAATTCGTGTATGCCTCTTCATAATTCGGCAAATTATTTTCTCCTTTAATGACAGGAAGCGTTTCCACTTTCATACTTTACATCCCCCTCCTATGTATTCTATTATCTATTATAATGATATTATTTAAAATTTTCAGTATATTTGTTGGTTTTTAGACAAATTTTTAATGACAAAATTCGATTCACATCGCATATATTATAAAGTACGATATTAATAGATTCACAAACCCTCAAGGTGGTGAGCAATACATTGATTCATAAAAAAATATATAATGCCAGAAACTTAAAAACAGCGAAAGGAACTTTAATTATTGAAGGTCCTGTCTCTACACATAATCTTGAAATGTATGAATTTCATCCAGACTTAATTGCGTTTCGTCCTGCCGAGCAGCAATATAAAGCAATTGTCGAAATTTCTAAATTACCAGAAGCTCGTCTCATTATTGCTAGACATGACCAAACGATCGTTGGATATGTTACATACTTGTACCCTGATCCGCTCGAGCGATGGTCAGAAGGAAAGATGGAAAACTTAATTGAACTTGGGGCGATTGAAGTTGTCCCAGCCTTTCGCGGGTGCTCTGTCGGAAAAAACTTATTAGAGGTTTCAATGATGGACGATCATATGGAAGATTACATTATATTAACGACTGAATATTATTGGCACTGGGATTTAAAACAAACAGGCTTAAATGTTTGGGAATACCGAAAAGTAATGGAAAAAATGATGAATGCCGGTGGTTTACAATGGATGGCTACAGACGATCCTGAAATTTGTTCACACCCCGCTAACTGTTTAATGGTTCGCATCGGTAAACGCGTCGATACGGATTCCATTCAAGCATTCGATCGTCTACGTTTTCACAACCGTTTTATGTATTAAAAAAGGGGGCAACTGGAATGATTGTAGAAGAAATTATGAATCAAAATGTAGTAACATTGCATCCAGACGATACAATCGAAACAGCAATCCGAACGATACGTACGAAAGGTATTCGGCACATTCCAATTGTCGATCAAAATAATCACGTAGTAGGCATTATTTCTGATCGAGATGTAAGAGATGCAAGTCCATCAATTCTTGATGAACAAGTT
The DNA window shown above is from Bacillus clarus and carries:
- the acsA gene encoding acetate--CoA ligase encodes the protein MKVETLPVIKGENNLPNYEEAYTNFNWEEVNKNFTWNETGRVNMAYEAIDKHAKSDRKNKVALYYQDGSRKEKYTFKEMKDFSNKAGNVLKNYGDVEKGDRVFIFMPRSPELYFALLGAVKLGAIVGPLFEAFMEGAVRDRLEDSEAKVLITTPELLERIPLNDLPALKTVFLVGDNAEEGGKLVAFNPLFEQASKELHIEWLGREDGLILHYTSGSTGKPKGVLHAQNAMVQHYQTAKWVLDLKEDDVYWCTADPGWVTGTAYGIFAPWLVGASNVILGGRFSPDAWYEALQDYGVTVWYSAPTAFRMLMGAGQEAIKKYDLSQVRHVLSVGEPLNPEVIRWGMNAFGLRIHDTWWMTETGGQVICNYPCMEIRPGSMGKPIPGVKAAIVDNEGNEVPPYTMGNLAIAKGWPSMMRAVWNNPQKYESYFMPGDWYVSGDSAYMDEDGYFWFQGRIDDVIMTSGERVGPFEVESKLIEHAAVAEAGVIGIPDPVRGEIIKAFIALRVGYEPSDELKEEIRQFVKKGLAAHAAPRQIEFRDKLPKTRSGKIMRRVLKAWELNLPTGDLSTMED
- the acuA gene encoding acetoin utilization protein acetyltransferase AcuA; translation: MIHKKIYNARNLKTAKGTLIIEGPVSTHNLEMYEFHPDLIAFRPAEQQYKAIVEISKLPEARLIIARHDQTIVGYVTYLYPDPLERWSEGKMENLIELGAIEVVPAFRGCSVGKNLLEVSMMDDHMEDYIILTTEYYWHWDLKQTGLNVWEYRKVMEKMMNAGGLQWMATDDPEICSHPANCLMVRIGKRVDTDSIQAFDRLRFHNRFMY